One part of the Streptomyces sp. NBC_00286 genome encodes these proteins:
- a CDS encoding MurR/RpiR family transcriptional regulator, with protein MSSPQRARAQASAIRSGKAVPEAEAAPSSRLRALFDGPRLSPGQRRIAQYLIEHITEAAFLSITELADRAGVSQPSVTRFATAVGFSGYPALRERLQSIALSTLAAAPDAAEEARPNELQAAVDAEIDNLENLRRDLADPGRVIEIGRALSQSTPLTVLGLRISGSLAEYFAYAARRIHPDVRLVTRGGSVAYDALLQSREAGGTWLLAFSMPRHAHETLTALRVAKSAGLRVALITDLALGPLADEADVVFASGTGPRLVFDSYAAPGVMSAALLQAMTDADPERTQARLDEYEQGAEQHAFFLKD; from the coding sequence GTGTCATCGCCTCAGCGGGCACGCGCGCAGGCGTCCGCGATCAGGTCGGGGAAGGCGGTTCCTGAGGCGGAGGCCGCCCCGTCCTCGCGGCTGCGGGCGCTGTTCGACGGGCCCCGGCTCTCCCCTGGCCAGCGGCGTATCGCTCAGTATCTGATCGAGCACATCACCGAGGCCGCGTTTCTGTCGATCACGGAGCTCGCCGACCGGGCGGGCGTGAGCCAGCCCTCGGTGACGCGTTTCGCGACGGCGGTGGGCTTCAGCGGCTACCCCGCGCTGCGCGAGCGGCTGCAGTCGATCGCGCTCAGCACGCTCGCGGCCGCGCCCGACGCCGCCGAGGAGGCCCGCCCTAACGAGCTCCAAGCAGCCGTCGACGCCGAGATCGACAACCTGGAGAACCTGCGGCGCGACCTCGCCGATCCCGGGCGGGTGATCGAGATCGGCCGCGCGCTGTCGCAGTCGACGCCGCTGACAGTCCTGGGCCTGCGGATCTCGGGCTCGCTGGCCGAGTACTTCGCGTACGCCGCCCGCCGTATCCACCCGGACGTCCGGCTCGTGACACGGGGCGGCAGCGTCGCGTACGACGCACTGCTGCAGTCGCGCGAGGCGGGCGGCACCTGGCTGCTGGCCTTCTCCATGCCCCGGCACGCACACGAGACGCTCACGGCACTGCGGGTGGCCAAGAGCGCGGGCCTGCGCGTCGCCCTGATCACCGACCTGGCGCTCGGCCCGCTCGCCGACGAGGCGGACGTGGTCTTCGCCTCCGGCACCGGTCCCCGCCTCGTCTTCGACTCGTACGCCGCGCCGGGGGTGATGTCCGCGGCCCTTCTCCAGGCCATGACCGACGCGGACCCCGAACGCACCCAGGCCCGCCTCGACGAGTACGAACAGGGCGCGGAACAGCACGCGTTCTTCCTCAAGGACTGA